CGCAGGTCGTCCGGCGCCGACTGCAGTCGTTTCAGGGCGTCATCCTCACGCACGGTTGCGGCGTGCAGGGCTCTGGTGGCGTCTTTCCAGTCGGGCAGGTCCTCCACGCGCGCCAGCAGCGTATCGCGGTCGCCGACGGTGATGGCGGCACGGGTGTACAGCTGCTCCAGGGCCGCGTTCGCCTCCTGCTCCCGGGCGGTGGCCTGGTCTGCCTCGCCCCGCGCTTGCGCGTACTCGCGCCGCGCCTCGTCAGCCGCCTGCACCCGCTGTTCCAGTTGATCCAGCGCGTGGGCGAGGTCGGCAGTGGCCAGGCTGGTCGGGGGGCTTTGCCATGCAGCCAGCGACGTGCGCAGCTCCTCCCGCAGCGGCGTGAGCTGGTGCTCGAGATGGTCGCAGCGGGCCTGACTCTCGTCCCGGGCAATGCGTGCCTCGTCCAGCCGGAGCAGGCGCTGGACGAGGAGCTGGAGATGATTGGGCAGCGTGTCGGTATCCAGGGCCAGGCCCATGTCGGCGGTGAGTGAGCGCAGTGCCGTTCGCGCCTCCTCCAGCTGGCGCCGGGCGGACTCAGTGCGTTGCCGCCGGTCTGGCGTGTCCGCGCCGGAGCGGGGGCGCAGGCTGCGCCACAGCAGCCACGCCAGGCCTGCGGCGGCGCCACTGGCCGCGGCCGTGGCGACGGCTGGGCTGTCGCCGTAGCCGGCGTAGGCCAGTGCGGCCACGGCAACGCCGCTGGTGGCGATGGCCAGTCGGTCGAGCCATGTGGAACGCGCCGTCGAGGTGCCGGGTGCTGTGTCTGCGGCGCCCCCGTCGGCATCACCGCCGAGCTGATGCCAGTCGCCCAGGGCCCGGGCGAGCGTCTGCGCTGCCTCTTCGAGGCGGGCGACACTGTATTGATCGATGCGTGGCGGGTGCCCCCCTTCGTCGCCGATCAGCCGCTCGTTCTCGGTGACCCGTGTGGTGTCCCGGTGAAGCTGATCCCGCGCCTGTTCCAGGCGCGTGGTCAACTCGCGGATCTCGTCCAGCCGCCGGCGCATGGGTGGGAGGTCCGGAGCATCGTCTGCGTTCTCTCCAAGTCCGGTCCGGTGCAGCCGCTCCATGGCGGCTTCCATGGTGTCCCGCGCCTGACGGTGGCGCTCGCGCTCCTGGTCGCGGCGCTGTTCCAGGCGCTCCAGCTCCTGTGCGGCGCTTCCCTCGGGCATGATCTCCGGGAAGGTGGCGAGATCCGCACGCGCGGCGCGGGTCGCGTCCCGGGCGTCGATCAGCGCCAGCGCGTCGCGGCAGTGATCGCGCCGGTGTAGCGCCTCGGTGGCGCGCTGGATGGCGGTGTGCAGCTCCGGCAGGCGCTCGCGGTCTGCGAGCAGGGCGCGGTTGGCAGACTCCGCGTCCCGGAGTGCCTGCTCCGCTGCCTTCAGGGTGTCCCCCGCCTTGCGGTCGCGGCCGGGGTGGATGGGCAGTGGTCCGCCGTCGCCGCGCAGGGCGGCCAGGTCATAGCCACCGGCAAGCTCCTTTCGCAGTTGTGCGGCGATGGCGGTGTCGCTGCGGGTCAGCCGCAGGAGCTCATCCACGGGCAGGAAGTAGCCGCTCAGGGTGTCGGCAGCCGGCAGCGGGGGCGGCTCGGAGGGTTGTCCCTCCCGCAGCCAGACCACCTCGCGGCCGAACCGTTCGGCCCGCCAGTGTTCACCCGCGTGGCCGAGCGTCGCCTCCAGCTGCAGGTTGGGCGGGTCATCGGGGCCCGGCGCGATAAGCATCCGCAGGGCCCGCAGCAGGCTGCTCTTGCCGGAGGCGTTCGGTCCGGTGATCACGTTCACCCCGGGGCCGAAGGTCTCGATGTGGAGGGGGCGGTCGATCCCCGGGAGCCGGCGGATATGGAGCGCCTCGAGCTTCATTGTCCGGTGTCCTCCTGCTGGGCGAGCAGGGCGTCCAGGCTGACGCGCGCGCCGCGGCGAAGCCAGTCCGTGACGGTGTCGTCGTCGGGCGTTTCCGTATTCAGACGACTCCATGCCGGATCCCGGTGCACACGCCCCAGGTGCTCCCGGGCACGGGCGAGGAGCGCCTGCCGTTCGGGGTCGTCCGGCGGGGCCTGGTCAAGCAGCAGCAGGCGTTGTGCCAGCAGGCCGGCCGGGTCCGGACGCCGGGCGAGCTCGGACAGGTCCACCTCGGGACGCGTATCAAGCCACCAGCGGCCGACGAACCCCTGGATACCCCCGGTCAGGGGCAGATCGTGGAGTGCCTCGCTCTCGAGAAGCTGCTCCACCGCGCGGCCGATCCGCGTGCGACCGTGTAGCCGGACACGCAGGCCGATGGCGTCTGGCCGGAATTCCGCCTCCGCGATCACGGACGCCGCGGCCTCGGCGGCGGCGAGGATGCGCGGTCGCACATCCGTTGCGTCGGTCACGTCGGTGAGGTCCACGTCGATCTGCTGCCATCGCAAGGGCGCCAGTGGCCACTGCTCCACGTGCTCGATACCGGCGTTGCCGATGGTGTAAAGCCAGGGGCCGCGAGGGCCGGTCTCGCTGGCGCGCAGGGCGGTTACCGAGCCGAGGTAACCGGAAGGCCGCGCCGGGTCCAGCGGGTCGGGCTTGTGGATGTGGCCGAGCAACCAGGCGTCCACGCCGGCCTCCTCCAGTTGCCGGGTGGTCACCGGTGCATGGCCACTACCGGGCTGGTCCCGGTCGCAGTGGAGCAACCCCAGTTGCGGCATGGCCAGGTTGTCGAAGCGGATGCCGGCCAGGGGGCTGTCGCGGACCACGGGCGCGCCGAACGACGCACCGTGTATGACAATCTGCACGCCGTCACGGCCGGTCAGCGTTGCGGACTCCCACGTTCCGCCGGCGCCAAGCAGGCGGAATCCGTCCACCTCCCTGGCGAGTTGGGGGAGCACCTGCACGTCGTGGTTACCGGCGACACCGAGCACCGGGATACCGGCCTCGACCAGGGTCGTGATGCTCCGCCGCAACTCGGCGTACGCCTCGAAGAAATCGTCTTCCTGCTCGACGACGTCACCGGCGAAGACCACGGCGTCGACCGCGCGTTGGCGCGCTGCGGAAACCAGGCGATCAAGCGCCTCTGCAGGCCCCAGACGCCGTGCACCCAACCGGGCGAGAACCGGTTCCGGCAGCCGACCGGGGCGTCGTCCCAGGTGCAGATCGCCCACCGCGAGTAGATTCATGGGTGTGTCATCCAGGTTGCCTCTCCCTGCGGCCACACCATACCCGTTTCCGGCCCGTTGGCGAATGGAACGATGCTCTCCCGGTCGGCGTCGGGAAGCAGCGGCCACGTAACCGCCGCCTGGCAGGGGAGTTGAGGCACAGGTCTATTGTCGTGTCGTCAGAAATGCGCACAATGGGCCCTTGAGAAAACGGGAACCTCCAGGTGCGGCCGCGCAGGTCTGGTCGAGCAGCGGCCGTCATGGTCAAGGGGACACAGGGTGGGGGCGACAGGTTTAGGGGATCACTCAGGACAAGTCGAGTTTTCCGTCTCCCGATTCACTGACGGAACGCATCTTCTCACGGGAATCCTGCTGGGAGGGGGAAGTCTCGCGCATGCGCTGTCATCGCTGTGCGAGGCCATGGACCGCGAACTGGAGGAGCACGGGGTCACCACCACGGTTCACGTGATGCGTGGCGGCCAGTTGCGCTACAGCGCCGGGCCGGCGATGCCGGCCGTGTATGGTCGTATCCTCGACAACATCCTGCCGGGTGAGCGCTCTGGCGGGTGCGGGCTGTCCGCGCTGCGCGGTGAACCGGTGTTCGTGGACGATGCTGCCGTGGCGGCGTGTTACTCGGATTTCCGCGATGTGGTCAACGCGCTGGGC
This sequence is a window from Aquisalimonas asiatica. Protein-coding genes within it:
- a CDS encoding ATP-binding protein; the encoded protein is MKLEALHIRRLPGIDRPLHIETFGPGVNVITGPNASGKSSLLRALRMLIAPGPDDPPNLQLEATLGHAGEHWRAERFGREVVWLREGQPSEPPPLPAADTLSGYFLPVDELLRLTRSDTAIAAQLRKELAGGYDLAALRGDGGPLPIHPGRDRKAGDTLKAAEQALRDAESANRALLADRERLPELHTAIQRATEALHRRDHCRDALALIDARDATRAARADLATFPEIMPEGSAAQELERLEQRRDQERERHRQARDTMEAAMERLHRTGLGENADDAPDLPPMRRRLDEIRELTTRLEQARDQLHRDTTRVTENERLIGDEGGHPPRIDQYSVARLEEAAQTLARALGDWHQLGGDADGGAADTAPGTSTARSTWLDRLAIATSGVAVAALAYAGYGDSPAVATAAASGAAAGLAWLLWRSLRPRSGADTPDRRQRTESARRQLEEARTALRSLTADMGLALDTDTLPNHLQLLVQRLLRLDEARIARDESQARCDHLEHQLTPLREELRTSLAAWQSPPTSLATADLAHALDQLEQRVQAADEARREYAQARGEADQATAREQEANAALEQLYTRAAITVGDRDTLLARVEDLPDWKDATRALHAATVREDDALKRLQSAPDDLRALADADDRAGLTAELQRAQARSEEHDDLVREEERIHQRLRDAEHRFQLEQARAERDEARDALAERHDQRMVAEAGRFLLDAVEADHRRDHQPRAARLADRWLRRFTHDQFALELNDHGEPCARETASGEIRTLEALSVGTRMQLLLALRMAWVEEHEHGHAPLPLMLDEALATTDPVRFDAVATTLHALTRDSGRQILYLSAQPEDVERWQRATGEAPRVIDLAQLRASATRSPDPLPLPQPDALPEPDPEDPAAYAAALGVAPVDPYAEPGTLHLFHLLHDDLPTLHRLIADFRVTTIGQAESLLQGPAARHLDARACAMLERRATAARAWINAWRIGRGEPVDRPRLEQSPMGKWKHLDALVERADAVGGAPDALIASLREDRLPGFGDKRIQQVEQWLEQEGLLDHRPRLDAPGRHHAVLASLPDTGDAIADARLVVDTLESAVAPAPTSGSIRASSEVMPGW
- a CDS encoding metallophosphoesterase family protein produces the protein MNLLAVGDLHLGRRPGRLPEPVLARLGARRLGPAEALDRLVSAARQRAVDAVVFAGDVVEQEDDFFEAYAELRRSITTLVEAGIPVLGVAGNHDVQVLPQLAREVDGFRLLGAGGTWESATLTGRDGVQIVIHGASFGAPVVRDSPLAGIRFDNLAMPQLGLLHCDRDQPGSGHAPVTTRQLEEAGVDAWLLGHIHKPDPLDPARPSGYLGSVTALRASETGPRGPWLYTIGNAGIEHVEQWPLAPLRWQQIDVDLTDVTDATDVRPRILAAAEAAASVIAEAEFRPDAIGLRVRLHGRTRIGRAVEQLLESEALHDLPLTGGIQGFVGRWWLDTRPEVDLSELARRPDPAGLLAQRLLLLDQAPPDDPERQALLARAREHLGRVHRDPAWSRLNTETPDDDTVTDWLRRGARVSLDALLAQQEDTGQ